A single genomic interval of Solimonas sp. K1W22B-7 harbors:
- a CDS encoding RimK family protein — translation MSGIVVVDQRADWPANIPGIEVVTAWDYLTDESMTRAKRSRIYNLCRSFSYQTTGYYVSLLASARGHKPLPEITTIQDLKLAESPSVLNDEIEELIQHSLARIGSAEYILNVYFGRSIAKRHERLARALFNLFPAPLVQAKFVYRGDEWRVETLGPIALGEVPAAHHEFLYEAARDYFFMKRRHPRTKRDSSRYDLAILVNDEEKEPPSNARALKAFEKAAEEQGFDVEFIDKSDYGHVAEFDALFIRETTAVNHHTYRFARRAAREGLVVVDDPVSILRAANKVFLAQLMERHRIPQPKTLLLHRGNIAAAARELGFPCVLKQPDSQFSKGVIKVESEADFKRQTRDMLERSDIIIGQSFEPTEYDWRVGVLDGVPLYACRYYMAEGHWQVVKRNDKGAKQEGNHETVDVKDVPAQVLKIAVDAARAVGNGLYGVDLKQFGKVVKVIEVNDNPNVDFGVEDLVLKELLYRRIMEYFVKRLESRARDPVR, via the coding sequence ATGAGCGGCATCGTCGTGGTGGACCAGCGTGCGGACTGGCCGGCGAATATTCCCGGGATCGAGGTCGTCACGGCCTGGGATTACCTGACCGACGAGTCGATGACGCGCGCCAAGCGCTCGCGCATCTACAACCTCTGCCGCTCCTTCAGCTACCAGACCACCGGCTACTACGTCTCGCTGCTGGCCAGCGCGCGCGGCCACAAGCCGCTGCCCGAGATCACCACGATCCAGGACCTGAAGCTGGCCGAAAGCCCGTCGGTGCTCAACGACGAGATCGAGGAGCTGATCCAGCATTCGCTGGCGCGCATCGGCTCGGCCGAGTACATCCTCAACGTCTATTTCGGGCGCTCCATCGCCAAGCGCCATGAGCGGCTGGCGCGGGCGCTGTTCAACCTGTTTCCTGCGCCCCTGGTGCAGGCCAAGTTCGTCTACCGCGGCGACGAGTGGCGCGTCGAGACCCTCGGCCCCATCGCCCTGGGCGAGGTGCCGGCGGCGCACCACGAGTTCCTCTACGAGGCGGCGCGCGACTACTTCTTCATGAAGCGCCGCCACCCGCGCACCAAGCGCGACTCCTCGCGCTACGACCTGGCGATCCTGGTCAACGACGAGGAGAAAGAGCCGCCGTCCAACGCCCGCGCGCTCAAGGCCTTCGAGAAGGCCGCCGAGGAGCAGGGCTTCGACGTCGAGTTCATCGACAAGAGCGACTACGGCCACGTCGCCGAGTTCGACGCCCTGTTCATCCGCGAAACCACCGCGGTCAACCACCACACCTACCGTTTCGCGCGCCGTGCGGCGCGCGAAGGCCTGGTGGTGGTCGACGACCCGGTATCGATCCTGCGTGCCGCCAACAAGGTGTTCCTGGCGCAGCTGATGGAGCGCCACCGCATCCCGCAGCCCAAGACCCTGCTGCTGCACCGCGGCAACATCGCCGCGGCCGCTCGCGAACTGGGCTTCCCCTGCGTCCTCAAGCAGCCGGACTCGCAGTTCTCCAAGGGCGTGATCAAGGTCGAGAGCGAGGCCGATTTCAAGCGCCAGACGCGCGACATGCTGGAGCGTTCGGACATCATCATCGGCCAGTCCTTCGAGCCCACCGAGTACGACTGGCGCGTCGGCGTGCTCGACGGCGTGCCGCTCTACGCCTGCCGCTACTACATGGCCGAGGGCCACTGGCAGGTGGTCAAGCGCAACGACAAGGGCGCCAAGCAGGAAGGCAACCACGAGACGGTCGACGTCAAGGACGTGCCGGCGCAGGTGCTGAAGATCGCGGTCGATGCCGCCCGCGCGGTCGGCAACGGCCTCTACGGCGTCGATCTGAAGCAGTTCGGCAAGGTCGTCAAGGTGATCGAGGTCAACGACAACCCC